The Halichoerus grypus chromosome 9, mHalGry1.hap1.1, whole genome shotgun sequence genome has a window encoding:
- the ZSCAN23 gene encoding zinc finger and SCAN domain-containing protein 23 codes for MATALALQTSEMQEGLLAVKVEEEEGDYASGQESGLPRDNPHTRELFRRRFRQFCYQETPGPREALRRLQELCRQWLRPETHSKEQIVELLVLEQFLTILPEELQAWMREHCPASGEDAVTALEDLERELDEPGEQVEDGRTEVPTYACEQGEFAKEKATRGAAQELSGGRLQPVEELRPCNSRELCPVQEIGDEAGTWNVELAPKRELSKEMRSLVEVPQKLNGGTTRMPECADTCDHEGRLERQRASSSVERPYVCGECGKSFTQNSILIEHQRTHTGEKPYECDECGRAFGQRSGLFQHQRLHTGEKRYQCPMCGKAFSQNAGLFHHLRVHTGERPFQCAQCSKSFSRRSVLLKHQRIHTGERPYECEECGKNFIYHCNLVQHRKVHPVLGPAGPSEQ; via the exons ATGGCCACAGCATTGGCCCTTCAGACTTCAGAGATGCAGGAAGGACTTCTGGCAGTAAAggtagaagaggaagagggggatTATGCCTCTGGGCAGGAATCTGGCCTGCCAAGAGATAACCCTCATACCAGAGAGCTCTTCCGTAGACGCTTCCGGCAGTTCTGCTATCAGGAGACACCTGGGCCCCGAGAGGCTCTTCGAAGACTCCAGGAGCTCTGCCGTCAGTGGCTGCGGCCCGAGACGCACAGCAAGGAGCAGATCGTGGAGCTGCTGGTGCTGGAGCAGTTCCTGACCATCCTGCCCGAGGAGCTGCAGGCCTGGATGCGGGAGCACTGCCCAGCGAGTGGGGAGGACGCGGTGACTGCACTGGAGGACCTGGAGAGGGAGCTGGATGAGCCGGGAGAGCAGGTGGAAGATGGGAGAACAGAG GTCCCAACCTATGCTTGTGAACAGGGAGAGTTTGCGAAGGAGAAGGCAACTCGGGGAGCAGCCCAGGAGTTGTCAGGTGGCCGGCTCCAGCCCGTGGAAGAGCTGCGTCCGTGCAATTCGCGAGAGCTGTGCCCGGTTCAGGAGATCG GTGATGAGGCTGGGACTTGGAATGTGGAGTTAGCTCCAAAGAGGGAGCTTTCTAAAGAAATGAGATCTCTTGTGGAAGTACCTCAAAAACTGAATGGTGGTACTACTCGGATGCCTGAGTGTGCGGACACCTGTGACCATGAGGGCAGACTGGAAAGGCAGCGGGCAAGCTCTTCTGTGGAGAGGCCGTATGTCTGTGGTGAATGTGGCAAGAGCTTCACCCAGAACTCCATCCTGATCGAGCACCAGCGAACCcacacaggggagaagccctACGAGTGCGATGAGTGTGGGCGGGCCTTCGGCCAGCGGTCGGGCCTGTTCCAGCACCAGAGGCTCCACACCGGGGAGAAGCGCTACCAGTGCCCCATGTGCGGCAAGGCCTTCAGTCAGAATGCCGGCCTCTTCCATCACCTCAGGGTCCACACGGGGGAGAGGCCCTTCCAGTGCGCTCAGTGCAGTAAGAGCTTCAGTCGGCGCTCTGTGCTCCTCAAGCACCAGAGAATTCACACCGGGGAGAGGCCTTACGAATGTGAGGAATGCGGCAAGAACTTCATTTACCACTGCAACCTCGTTCAGCATCGGAAGGTCCACCCTGTGCTGGGGCCAGCCGGCCCCTCGGAGCAG taa
- the ZSCAN12 gene encoding zinc finger and SCAN domain-containing protein 12 isoform X3: protein MMASAWALPAHEDQDELLEVKIEEEEREEDKDTTRQDQNLQKNNTHSREVFRQYFRQFCYQETSGPREALSRLRELCRQWLRPETHSKEQIVELLVLEQFLTILPEELQAWVRERHPESGEQAVAVLEDLERELDEPGEEVSVHTEEQDQPLQEMAPLRTEQEPSMSFPPLMAQLKFSGVETGNEYRNLKQEVSEEMEPYENMSRFESEVSQPPRCRKADESEAKTEESSGHSRKGEQSTGDENRVSLTEQQTVCLGEKPHECQECGKAFSQHSRLIEHQRVHTGDRPYKCEECGKTFRGRTVLIRHKIIHTGEKPYKCNECGKAFGRWSALNQHQRLHTGEKHYHCNECGKAFSQKAGLFHHLKIHTRDKPYHCTQCNKSFSRRSILTQHQGVHTGAKPYECSECGKAFVYNSSLVSHQEIHHKEKCHQCKECGKSFSQSGLVQHQRIHTGEKPYKCDICGKAFIQRTSLTEHQRIHTGERPYKCDKCGKAFTQRSVLTEHQRIHTGERPYKCDECGNAFRGITSLIQHQRIHTGEKPYQCDECGKAFRQRKKTSYKEILLKNRREPQAGVNLLLSALIPEWRSSCGKVPNSD from the exons ATGATGGCATCTGCCTGGGCTCTCCCGGCCCACGAGGACCAGGATGAGCTTTTGGAAGTAAAGAtcgaggaggaggagagggaggaggataaGGACACCACCAGACAGGATCAGAACCTGCAAAAGAACAACACCCACAGCAGGGAGGTCTTCCGACAGTACTTCCGGCAGTTCTGCTACCAGGAGACATCTGGGCCCCGCGAGGCGCTGAGCCGGCTCCGGGAGCTCTGCCGTCAGTGGCTGCGGCCCGAGACGCACAGCAAGGAGCAGATCGTGGAGCTGCTGGTGCTGGAGCAGTTCCTGACCATCCTGCCCGAGGAGCTGCAGGCCTGGGTGCGGGAGCGGCACCCGGAGAGCGGGGAGCAGGCGGTGGCTGTGCTGGAGGATCTGGAGAGGGAGCTGGATGAGCCTGGAGAAGAG GTCTCAGTCCACACTGAGGAACAGGACCAGCCCTTGCAGGAGATGGCCCCTCTGAGAACAGAACAGGAGCCCAGCATGTCCTTCCCACCCCTGATGGCACAGCTCAAGT TTTCAGGTGTTGAGACTGGAAACGAGTACAGGAATTTAAAGCAAGAAGTTTCTGAAGAAATGGAACCATATGAGAATATGTCTAGATTTGAAAGTGAAGTGTCCCAGCCCCCTCGGTGCAGAAAAGCTGATGAATCTGAAGCAAAAACAGAAGAATCTTCTGGACACTCCAGGAAAGGTGAACAATCTACAGGTGATGAAAACAGAGTCAGTCTGACTGAACAGCAGACGGTCTGTCTGGGAGAAAAACCTCACGAGTGCCaggagtgtgggaaagcctttagtcAGCACTCGCGTCTTATAGAACATCAGAGGGTCCATACTGGAGACAGGCCCTACAAATGCGAGGAATGTGGAAAAACTTTCCGTGGGAGAACTGTGCTTATTCGGCACAAAATAATACACACCGGAGAGAAACCATATAAATGTAATGAGTGTGGCAAAGCCTTTGGCCGGTGGTCAGCTCTTAACCAACATCAGAGActtcacacaggagagaagcaCTACCACTGTAATGAGTGCGGCAAAGCCTTTAGCCAGAAAGCAGGCCTCTTCCACCATCTCAAGATCCACACAAGAGACAAACCGTACCATTGTACTCAGTGTAATAAAAGTTTCAGTCGGCGCTCAATACTTACTCAGCATCAAGGAGTTCACACTGGGGCAAAGCCCTATGAGTGCAGCGAGTGTGGAAAAGCCTTTGTTTATAACTCATCCCTTGTTTCCCACCAGGAGATCCACCACAAAGAAAAGTGCCATCagtgtaaggaatgtgggaaatccTTCAGTCAGAGTGGCCTTGTTCAGCATCAGAGGatccacactggggagaaaccTTACAAGTGTGACATATGTGGAAAAGCCTTTATTCAGAGGACGAGTCTTACAGAACATCAGCGAATTCACACTGGGGAGAGACCCTATAAATGTGATAAGTGCGGGAAGGCTTTCACTCAAAGATCCGTCCTCACGGAACATCAGAGAATCCATACTGGAGAGAGGCCCTACAAGTGCGATGAGTGTGGGAATGCCTTCCGTGGAATCACCAGCCTCATTCAGCATCAGAGaatccacactggggagaaaccCTACCAATGTGATGAATGTGGCAAAGCCTTCAGACAGAG
- the ZSCAN12 gene encoding zinc finger and SCAN domain-containing protein 12 isoform X1: MMASAWALPAHEDQDELLEVKIEEEEREEDKDTTRQDQNLQKNNTHSREVFRQYFRQFCYQETSGPREALSRLRELCRQWLRPETHSKEQIVELLVLEQFLTILPEELQAWVRERHPESGEQAVAVLEDLERELDEPGEEVSVHTEEQDQPLQEMAPLRTEQEPSMSFPPLMAQLKCESPEPEAQLEEQVSGVETGNEYRNLKQEVSEEMEPYENMSRFESEVSQPPRCRKADESEAKTEESSGHSRKGEQSTGDENRVSLTEQQTVCLGEKPHECQECGKAFSQHSRLIEHQRVHTGDRPYKCEECGKTFRGRTVLIRHKIIHTGEKPYKCNECGKAFGRWSALNQHQRLHTGEKHYHCNECGKAFSQKAGLFHHLKIHTRDKPYHCTQCNKSFSRRSILTQHQGVHTGAKPYECSECGKAFVYNSSLVSHQEIHHKEKCHQCKECGKSFSQSGLVQHQRIHTGEKPYKCDICGKAFIQRTSLTEHQRIHTGERPYKCDKCGKAFTQRSVLTEHQRIHTGERPYKCDECGNAFRGITSLIQHQRIHTGEKPYQCDECGKAFRQRSDLSKHQRIHTRGGPCKCKECGESFRQTSALIQHQTIHRGEKPVSL; this comes from the exons ATGATGGCATCTGCCTGGGCTCTCCCGGCCCACGAGGACCAGGATGAGCTTTTGGAAGTAAAGAtcgaggaggaggagagggaggaggataaGGACACCACCAGACAGGATCAGAACCTGCAAAAGAACAACACCCACAGCAGGGAGGTCTTCCGACAGTACTTCCGGCAGTTCTGCTACCAGGAGACATCTGGGCCCCGCGAGGCGCTGAGCCGGCTCCGGGAGCTCTGCCGTCAGTGGCTGCGGCCCGAGACGCACAGCAAGGAGCAGATCGTGGAGCTGCTGGTGCTGGAGCAGTTCCTGACCATCCTGCCCGAGGAGCTGCAGGCCTGGGTGCGGGAGCGGCACCCGGAGAGCGGGGAGCAGGCGGTGGCTGTGCTGGAGGATCTGGAGAGGGAGCTGGATGAGCCTGGAGAAGAG GTCTCAGTCCACACTGAGGAACAGGACCAGCCCTTGCAGGAGATGGCCCCTCTGAGAACAGAACAGGAGCCCAGCATGTCCTTCCCACCCCTGATGGCACAGCTCAAGTGTGAGTCTCCAGAACCTGAAGCCCAACTGGAGGAGCAAG TTTCAGGTGTTGAGACTGGAAACGAGTACAGGAATTTAAAGCAAGAAGTTTCTGAAGAAATGGAACCATATGAGAATATGTCTAGATTTGAAAGTGAAGTGTCCCAGCCCCCTCGGTGCAGAAAAGCTGATGAATCTGAAGCAAAAACAGAAGAATCTTCTGGACACTCCAGGAAAGGTGAACAATCTACAGGTGATGAAAACAGAGTCAGTCTGACTGAACAGCAGACGGTCTGTCTGGGAGAAAAACCTCACGAGTGCCaggagtgtgggaaagcctttagtcAGCACTCGCGTCTTATAGAACATCAGAGGGTCCATACTGGAGACAGGCCCTACAAATGCGAGGAATGTGGAAAAACTTTCCGTGGGAGAACTGTGCTTATTCGGCACAAAATAATACACACCGGAGAGAAACCATATAAATGTAATGAGTGTGGCAAAGCCTTTGGCCGGTGGTCAGCTCTTAACCAACATCAGAGActtcacacaggagagaagcaCTACCACTGTAATGAGTGCGGCAAAGCCTTTAGCCAGAAAGCAGGCCTCTTCCACCATCTCAAGATCCACACAAGAGACAAACCGTACCATTGTACTCAGTGTAATAAAAGTTTCAGTCGGCGCTCAATACTTACTCAGCATCAAGGAGTTCACACTGGGGCAAAGCCCTATGAGTGCAGCGAGTGTGGAAAAGCCTTTGTTTATAACTCATCCCTTGTTTCCCACCAGGAGATCCACCACAAAGAAAAGTGCCATCagtgtaaggaatgtgggaaatccTTCAGTCAGAGTGGCCTTGTTCAGCATCAGAGGatccacactggggagaaaccTTACAAGTGTGACATATGTGGAAAAGCCTTTATTCAGAGGACGAGTCTTACAGAACATCAGCGAATTCACACTGGGGAGAGACCCTATAAATGTGATAAGTGCGGGAAGGCTTTCACTCAAAGATCCGTCCTCACGGAACATCAGAGAATCCATACTGGAGAGAGGCCCTACAAGTGCGATGAGTGTGGGAATGCCTTCCGTGGAATCACCAGCCTCATTCAGCATCAGAGaatccacactggggagaaaccCTACCAATGTGATGAATGTGGCAAAGCCTTCAGACAGAGGTCAGATCTTAGTAAACACCAGAGAATCCATACTAGAGGTGGTCCCTGTAAATGTAAAGAGTGTGGGGAATCGTTCAGGCAGACCTCAGCTCTCATTCAACATCAGACTATCCACAGAGGAGAAAAGCCTGTTTCTCTGTGA
- the ZSCAN12 gene encoding zinc finger and SCAN domain-containing protein 12 isoform X2, with amino-acid sequence MMASAWALPAHEDQDELLEVKIEEEEREEDKDTTRQDQNLQKNNTHSREVFRQYFRQFCYQETSGPREALSRLRELCRQWLRPETHSKEQIVELLVLEQFLTILPEELQAWVRERHPESGEQAVAVLEDLERELDEPGEEVSVHTEEQDQPLQEMAPLRTEQEPSMSFPPLMAQLKCESPEPEAQLEEQVSGVETGNEYRNLKQEVSEEMEPYENMSRFESEVSQPPRCRKADESEAKTEESSGHSRKGEQSTGDENRVSLTEQQTVCLGEKPHECQECGKAFSQHSRLIEHQRVHTGDRPYKCEECGKTFRGRTVLIRHKIIHTGEKPYKCNECGKAFGRWSALNQHQRLHTGEKHYHCNECGKAFSQKAGLFHHLKIHTRDKPYHCTQCNKSFSRRSILTQHQGVHTGAKPYECSECGKAFVYNSSLVSHQEIHHKEKCHQCKECGKSFSQSGLVQHQRIHTGEKPYKCDICGKAFIQRTSLTEHQRIHTGERPYKCDKCGKAFTQRSVLTEHQRIHTGERPYKCDECGNAFRGITSLIQHQRIHTGEKPYQCDECGKAFRQRKKTSYKEILLKNRREPQAGVNLLLSALIPEWRSSCGKVPNSD; translated from the exons ATGATGGCATCTGCCTGGGCTCTCCCGGCCCACGAGGACCAGGATGAGCTTTTGGAAGTAAAGAtcgaggaggaggagagggaggaggataaGGACACCACCAGACAGGATCAGAACCTGCAAAAGAACAACACCCACAGCAGGGAGGTCTTCCGACAGTACTTCCGGCAGTTCTGCTACCAGGAGACATCTGGGCCCCGCGAGGCGCTGAGCCGGCTCCGGGAGCTCTGCCGTCAGTGGCTGCGGCCCGAGACGCACAGCAAGGAGCAGATCGTGGAGCTGCTGGTGCTGGAGCAGTTCCTGACCATCCTGCCCGAGGAGCTGCAGGCCTGGGTGCGGGAGCGGCACCCGGAGAGCGGGGAGCAGGCGGTGGCTGTGCTGGAGGATCTGGAGAGGGAGCTGGATGAGCCTGGAGAAGAG GTCTCAGTCCACACTGAGGAACAGGACCAGCCCTTGCAGGAGATGGCCCCTCTGAGAACAGAACAGGAGCCCAGCATGTCCTTCCCACCCCTGATGGCACAGCTCAAGTGTGAGTCTCCAGAACCTGAAGCCCAACTGGAGGAGCAAG TTTCAGGTGTTGAGACTGGAAACGAGTACAGGAATTTAAAGCAAGAAGTTTCTGAAGAAATGGAACCATATGAGAATATGTCTAGATTTGAAAGTGAAGTGTCCCAGCCCCCTCGGTGCAGAAAAGCTGATGAATCTGAAGCAAAAACAGAAGAATCTTCTGGACACTCCAGGAAAGGTGAACAATCTACAGGTGATGAAAACAGAGTCAGTCTGACTGAACAGCAGACGGTCTGTCTGGGAGAAAAACCTCACGAGTGCCaggagtgtgggaaagcctttagtcAGCACTCGCGTCTTATAGAACATCAGAGGGTCCATACTGGAGACAGGCCCTACAAATGCGAGGAATGTGGAAAAACTTTCCGTGGGAGAACTGTGCTTATTCGGCACAAAATAATACACACCGGAGAGAAACCATATAAATGTAATGAGTGTGGCAAAGCCTTTGGCCGGTGGTCAGCTCTTAACCAACATCAGAGActtcacacaggagagaagcaCTACCACTGTAATGAGTGCGGCAAAGCCTTTAGCCAGAAAGCAGGCCTCTTCCACCATCTCAAGATCCACACAAGAGACAAACCGTACCATTGTACTCAGTGTAATAAAAGTTTCAGTCGGCGCTCAATACTTACTCAGCATCAAGGAGTTCACACTGGGGCAAAGCCCTATGAGTGCAGCGAGTGTGGAAAAGCCTTTGTTTATAACTCATCCCTTGTTTCCCACCAGGAGATCCACCACAAAGAAAAGTGCCATCagtgtaaggaatgtgggaaatccTTCAGTCAGAGTGGCCTTGTTCAGCATCAGAGGatccacactggggagaaaccTTACAAGTGTGACATATGTGGAAAAGCCTTTATTCAGAGGACGAGTCTTACAGAACATCAGCGAATTCACACTGGGGAGAGACCCTATAAATGTGATAAGTGCGGGAAGGCTTTCACTCAAAGATCCGTCCTCACGGAACATCAGAGAATCCATACTGGAGAGAGGCCCTACAAGTGCGATGAGTGTGGGAATGCCTTCCGTGGAATCACCAGCCTCATTCAGCATCAGAGaatccacactggggagaaaccCTACCAATGTGATGAATGTGGCAAAGCCTTCAGACAGAG